From a single Prionailurus bengalensis isolate Pbe53 chromosome A1, Fcat_Pben_1.1_paternal_pri, whole genome shotgun sequence genomic region:
- the ISL1 gene encoding insulin gene enhancer protein ISL-1, with protein sequence MGDMGDPPKKKRLISLCVGCGNQIHDQYILRVSPDLEWHAACLKCAECNQYLDESCTCFVRDGKTYCKRDYIRLYGIKCAKCSIGFSKNDFVMRARSKVYHIECFRCVACSRQLIPGDEFALREDGLFCRADHDVVERASLGAGDPLSPLHPARPLQMAAEPISARQPALRPHVHKQPEKTTRVRTVLNEKQLHTLRTCYAANPRPDALMKEQLVEMTGLSPRVIRVWFQNKRCKDKKRSIMMKQLQQQQPNDKTNIQGMTGTPMVAASPERHDGGLQANPVEVQSYQPPWKVLSDFALQSDIDQPAFQQLVNFSEGGPGSNSTGSEVASMSSQLPDTPNSMVASPIEA encoded by the exons ATGGGAGACATGGGCGATCCACCAAAAA aaaaacgTCTGATTTCCCTATGTGTTGGTTGCGGCAATCAAATTCACGATCAGTATATTCTGAGGGTTTCTCCGGATTTGGAATGGCATGCGGCATGTTTGAAATGTGCAGAGTGTAATCAGTATTTGGACGAGAGCTGTACCTGCTTTGTTAGAGATGGGAAAACCTACTGTAAAAGGGATTATATCAG GTTGTACGGGATCAAATGCGCCAAGTGCAGCATCGGCTTCAGCAAGAACGACTTCGTGATGCGCGCCCGCTCCAAGGTGTACCATATCGAGTGTTTCCGCTGCGTGGCTTGCAGCCGTCAGCTCATCCCTGGGGATGAGTTCGCGCTTCGGGAGGACGGGCTCTTCTGCCGTGCAGACCACGACGTGGTGGAGAGGGCCAGCCTGGGCGCCGGTGATCCGCTCAGCCCTCTGCACCCGGCGCGGCCGCTGCAAATGGCAG CCGAGCCCATCTCTGCCCGGCAGCCGGCCCTGCGGCCCCATGTGCACAAGCAGCCCGAGAAGACCACCCGCGTTCGGACTGTGCTGAATGAGAAGCAGCTGCACACCTTGCGGACCTGCTATGCCGCCAACCCCCGGCCAGACGCGCTCATGAAGGAGCAACTGGTGGAGATGACAGGCCTCAGTCCCCGCGTGATCCGGGTCTGGTTTCAAAACAAGCGGTGCAAGGACAAGAAGCGGAGCATCATGATGAAGCagctccagcagcagcagcccaaTGACAAAACT AATATCCAGGGGATGACAGGAACTCCCATGGTGGCTGCCAGTCCAGAGAGACACGATGGTGGCTTACAGGCAAACCCAGTGGAGGTGCAAAGTTACCAGCCGCCTTGGAAAGTACTGAGTGACTTCGCCTTGCAGAGTGACATAGATCAGCCTGCTTTTCAGCAACTG GTGAATTTTTCAGAAGGAGGACCGGGCTCTAATTCCACTGGCAGTGAAGTGGCGTCGATGTCCTCTCAGCTCCCAGATACACCTAACAGCATGGTAGCCAGTCCTATTGAGGCATGA